A stretch of Enterobacter cloacae complex sp. ECNIH7 DNA encodes these proteins:
- a CDS encoding glycine cleavage system transcriptional repressor, which translates to MTTSSQHYLVITALGADRPGIVNTITRHVSSCGCNIEDSRLAMLGEEFTFIMLLSGTWNAITLIESTLPLKGAELDLLIVMKRTTARPRPALPSTVWVQVEVPDSPHLIERFTALFDSHQMNIAELVSRTQTSDDHGLPVLFIQITAHSPASQDASNIEQAFKALCTELNAQGSISVVNYSQHEQDGVE; encoded by the coding sequence TTGACAACCTCATCACAACATTACCTGGTTATCACTGCGCTGGGTGCCGACAGGCCGGGTATCGTGAACACCATCACCCGTCACGTAAGCAGCTGCGGCTGTAATATCGAAGACAGCCGTCTGGCGATGCTTGGCGAAGAGTTCACATTTATTATGTTGCTTTCCGGGACATGGAACGCCATTACGTTGATTGAATCGACCCTGCCGCTGAAAGGGGCCGAACTGGATTTGCTGATTGTCATGAAGCGCACCACCGCGCGTCCGCGTCCGGCACTGCCTTCTACCGTCTGGGTACAGGTTGAAGTGCCTGATTCTCCGCATCTGATTGAGCGTTTCACGGCGCTTTTTGACAGCCATCAGATGAATATTGCCGAACTGGTATCCCGTACGCAGACAAGCGATGACCATGGTCTTCCGGTGCTGTTTATTCAAATTACCGCGCACAGCCCTGCCTCACAGGATGCGTCAAATATCGAGCAAGCGTTCAAAGCCCTCTGTACAGAATTAAACGCGCAGGGCAGTATAAGCGTCGTCAATTATTCGCAGCACGAACAGGATGGAGTTGAGTAA